In Setaria viridis chromosome 5, Setaria_viridis_v4.0, whole genome shotgun sequence, the genomic stretch AGGCATATGGCAGAAACAGTGCGATTTCTGCAACAAACATTTGTATATCATATAattaggaagaaaaaaagagagcttCAGCAATTAATCAAGCGAAGAATGTAACTACCATAAATTAAATAGTTTTTTATATTAGAAGCACAGATATATGGAAAGTAGTGTAGTAGAGCAACACTTGACAAGAGACTCGTATTGGGCCAGATAAATCAGACAGGAACGGATTGAGTGGTAGACATCAGTATGACAAGAGGCTTTTTTATGCTTGACTCTGAAACTTttctaaggaaaaaaaaacaaagtatTGAACACGAATCAAAGGTCCAGAAAACAAATATAGAAAATGACCTGCAACTGGATAAAACCATTGGTATCATTCAGAACTTGAAGAGCAAGGGTTCCTTGAACATCAAAATTATGAATCCCACCATCTCTTTTAACAGTGAcattgatcttttcttcaattgCCACTGCGATAGGATCACTTGGTGGGACAGATGACAGCCTCGACTGAATTCCACTTGGTCGGGTGTCCTCCGAAATGAGTTCTCCTTCAGCTTTCAGAGATTCTAGGAACTGATTTGTCTTCCTTGCCTTGCCCAATTTCATACCACCAGCCACTTTACTAGTAGCAGGAGTAGAAGCAGAAGGGAGCCCTGTACAAATGCCACAAGTAATCAACATAAAATAATAGCTGCTCGTAATAGAGGCATTCATTAGTGAGGATTCCTTTCCAAAATCCACTTGAAAGCTGAGAGCTTAAATTCGCCTGAAAGTTCTGTGGTGGATTTGAGAATTCACACCAAAATTTTTTGAAAGATACAAAATTCACAATCCACTATCATCAATTCTCAACAATGCAATCAGAACTACTATATAACCATTAACACCAGTAATAAAATTAATTAATGGCGTCAGAATTTCCACATATGCGTTTGCTTGGGTACTAACCTTTGGGCTTTTGAGCGAATGAGTCAGCAAATATAGGATCACCTCCTAGACCAGTGCCTCTCGTGTTCATGTCACTAAAACCATTTGGAGGCCTCAGGGGACCAAATGCTTTTTCAGTCTTGCCTCTATCAATCTGCATAAATCCAACAAGATGCGATATTATGTATTGGTCACAATCTTGTGGATACAAGTTTTAATACCATTGCAAGTCAATCAAAGAGCACAGGTAGTTGCACATAGTTTTGCAGGGTACTCTATGAGTCTATGTTTATCCCTCCCGGAGATATTAAATTTTCTAGAGAAAAATGACAGCACTGTATGCTGCGAACAAAATAACCATGATCGAATAGGAAAAATAGTTTGTCTGGCCAAAATTTCTAAGGCAATCAGAGACCTGCCATAAAAATGAATGAAGAATTCAGGAGAAAAATTGCCAATCACTGCGTCCCAGTTTAGACCGACGTTTTCCTAATAAACTAACCCAGCTCTTCCTACCAATGTCACATGCCAAAATGTAGCCAACATGCGAATAGAGACAAGGAGACATGACTTAAATTTGGTGCCACAACCAAGACTCAAATCCTACATATTCTAATCCAGATTCAAATACTTATGGGTGGAATATATTTCCAGCCTAGAAATCTCATATATGGTAACTTAGTTCTCTTTCATCAAGTTCTCCATGTGGCTTCAAATCTTCATTCATCTTTTAGCAAGATAGTTTATGAGATGAAAAATATAAGTAACTCAAAATCTATTGATTGCAATAACTTTTTTCCTCACAAAACATTATAGCAGATTAATAATGATGACTTAGAGTACATAGATTGCAATCATGAAAGTGGTAAAAGTTATAATGGCCATTGCCATGCTTATAGGATTGTAAACTTAGACCTATCTTTCAAAAATTTATCAGCAACTACAGAACTGGAATATACCTAACAGAAGACAGTGATTATTAGATTAAGATCCCATGTGAGGAAACAAATGGAGTAGCAAATGAGGAAGAGCTCAGATAAGTAAATATTTTGTGTGGACTCAAATCTTTTAGAGTTATTATGGTTAATGTTTACCAAATTTCAACTTAACAGTACCAAGGCCtgcaagaagaaaaaagatcCCTTGATGTTCAAGATTCAAGAGAAGTGTGTatgttttagaaaaaaaaaaagggcaaaCCTTGCTTTTCTCGATCTCAGTAACTCTCCTCCTCATGTGATCCTTAGTTTCATTTATTTTGCTCTGCATGACAAGTTTGTACAGCTTCTCTTCATGGCTCTCCATCTCACAATACTGTTTAACTTGAGCAACAGTAacgttttctttgtttccaagGGAAATGGCTTCATCAAAAGCAGAAGCAAGGTCAAATGCTGCCCTACAGACACCTTCCTCATCCAAAGAGGGAGAGTATTCAGGTACCTTTATACATGTTCAAGGAAACCATTGGATTGAATTGGCATTTTCAATATGCAAATGCTATAAGTTTATAGTTAGGTCATAAGCAAGGACAACTGGTGCTAACACAGTGATTCATGTCTTGGCCTTTGTTCCAAAAACAAAAGGGTGGGTATGTTCAAATGCAtaatccaaaagaaaaacatgCATCTAATGCCATCCGTGTAGCAAAAGTAAATGATACAGAGATGGCAAAAAGAAATCCTTTTCTGATGTTGACTACGCAATCTTCTAGCAGTAAACTAGATGTTGATGGTATGAATATAACACAAACTGGGAACAGGATACGAGCTTAGAGAGCAGCCTCAGTGTCTCCAGGTCTTCAAGAATGTTACTCTGCTTATTTGTGATGACTAGCAGATATAAGGCTTCAATAGGCTGATAAACATAGCGGACATTTTCAGTCTCAACATAGGTGTGTTGCTTTCCAGTTCCCACCAACTTCGGAAATGCTGCAAGCAGTCCCTCGATCCTGCTCCGAGACATATCAACAAATTGTCTCGAAACAAGTGCTGCAGTTGAAGAAAAACAGAAACAACACATTATTTTCTATTAAGAATTTCATCAGGCAAATAGTACAGAGAAATTTGTTGGCGGTAGCTTGACAAAAATTAAATGCATAAGAGGAAACCCATAAATCTACTAAACGGAGCCTATCGGGGAAAGGCCATTAAGTGTTGACGCAACTACAGACTCATGACTACATATAAACGCAAATATGCTACCAAAAGTAAATAGGCTAAATGTTCAAGGATGAAGACATATGCTACAGGTACAAAAGTTACAAAAAAGGTAAGTGTTTGAGGAACAAAGATATATCATTTATGAATCAACAATAATACATTAATAATCAAATTTAATAAATGGGCAATTCTCAGCCAATTCTTAGCCAGCTTACCTTTTCCAGATTTTGATATTATAGAGGCTGCAAGGACCACCTGTAAtacaggaaaaggaaaaatgatTGATTATGGATACCAAAACACGAGATGCAACAAAGGTTACAGGAATAACACATATTTATCACTGCAATGCCCTCTAGGCACCAGGATCAAAGTGAATTAgttataaaaaggaaaaaacagcTTTGAA encodes the following:
- the LOC117858477 gene encoding coatomer subunit delta-3; translated protein: MVVLAASIISKSGKALVSRQFVDMSRSRIEGLLAAFPKLVGTGKQHTYVETENVRYVYQPIEALYLLVITNKQSNILEDLETLRLLSKLVPEYSPSLDEEGVCRAAFDLASAFDEAISLGNKENVTVAQVKQYCEMESHEEKLYKLVMQSKINETKDHMRRRVTEIEKSKIDRGKTEKAFGPLRPPNGFSDMNTRGTGLGGDPIFADSFAQKPKGLPSASTPATSKVAGGMKLGKARKTNQFLESLKAEGELISEDTRPSGIQSRLSSVPPSDPIAVAIEEKINVTVKRDGGIHNFDVQGTLALQVLNDTNGFIQLQIENQDLPGLSFKTHPYINKELFNSQQIVGAKDPNRPFPSGHNETPFVKWRIQELDESSLPLSVNCWPSVSGNETYVNIEYEASEMFDLHNVVISIPLPALREAPSVRQIDGEWKYDSRNSVMEWSITLIDQSNRSGSMEFAVPAADPSTFFPISVVFSASSTFSDLKVTAILPLREGSPPKFSERIQLVTDNYLVI